One part of the Spiribacter salinus M19-40 genome encodes these proteins:
- a CDS encoding glutaredoxin family protein: protein MSETAQTPSHLALYEHELCGFCQMVRRSTQDLGVEVESRNILREPGRREELIEGGGKGMVPCLRIEYPDGRVEWLYESSDIIDYLKSIDAS from the coding sequence ATGAGCGAAACCGCACAGACACCCAGCCATCTCGCCCTCTACGAGCACGAGCTCTGCGGCTTCTGTCAGATGGTGCGCCGCTCAACGCAGGATCTTGGCGTGGAAGTCGAGTCGCGCAACATTCTGCGTGAGCCCGGCCGTCGGGAGGAGCTGATCGAAGGGGGCGGGAAGGGCATGGTGCCGTGCCTGCGGATCGAGTACCCGGACGGCCGCGTGGAGTGGCTCTACGAATCCAGCGACATCATCGATTATCTCAAGTCCATCGACGCATCGTAG
- a CDS encoding ABC transporter ATP-binding protein has product MSLLELKDLSVDLGHRSVITDASFAIGEGELVGLIGPNGAGKTTLMRAALGLIDAGGYSSLGALSDQQRAQAVAWMPQERGVAWPIQVQDLVMLGRLPHRGARAPIHPSDQAAVAEAIDQVGLAGFEQRPATQLSAGERTRALIARALAQDTPLVMADEPIAGLDPAHQITTMETFAGLAAAGRSVMLSIHDLGLAARHCSRLILLGERRVVADGTPAQVLTAEHLARIFHIEAYFAETEHGPVYQSLRVLGV; this is encoded by the coding sequence ATGAGCCTGCTTGAACTCAAGGACTTATCTGTCGATCTGGGGCATCGCTCGGTGATCACCGATGCGTCGTTTGCCATCGGCGAAGGCGAGCTGGTCGGGTTGATTGGTCCCAATGGTGCCGGCAAGACGACGCTGATGCGCGCGGCGCTCGGGCTGATCGATGCCGGGGGCTATAGCTCACTGGGGGCGCTGTCTGATCAGCAACGCGCGCAGGCCGTCGCCTGGATGCCCCAGGAGCGCGGCGTGGCTTGGCCGATCCAGGTCCAGGACCTGGTGATGCTCGGCCGCCTGCCCCACCGTGGCGCACGGGCGCCCATCCATCCATCAGATCAGGCGGCGGTGGCCGAGGCGATCGATCAGGTGGGGTTGGCGGGCTTCGAGCAGCGCCCGGCGACGCAACTCTCCGCCGGCGAGCGAACACGCGCCCTGATCGCCCGGGCCCTGGCGCAGGACACGCCGCTGGTCATGGCGGACGAGCCCATTGCCGGGCTCGATCCCGCTCATCAGATCACCACCATGGAGACCTTCGCGGGGCTCGCTGCGGCGGGACGATCGGTGATGCTGTCGATCCACGATCTGGGCCTGGCCGCGCGACACTGTTCACGGCTGATCTTGCTGGGTGAGCGGCGGGTGGTGGCGGATGGCACACCGGCGCAGGTGCTCACCGCCGAGCATCTGGCGCGGATTTTTCATATTGAGGCGTATTTCGCCGAGACTGAGCACGGCCCGGTCTATCAGTCACTGCGGGTGCTCGGCGTTTGA
- a CDS encoding FecCD family ABC transporter permease — MAGLVVLVVGLFLASLTVGPASIGVGPSLQALFGNPDTPLGLVMQEIRLPRAILAVLVGGSLGLSGAAMQGYLRNPLAEPGLLGVSGSAALGAVLAIQTGLAASFPLGLPLAALTGAVIGVVLITLLAGAKGGSLSLILAGIAISALASALVSLALNLSPNPFATSEIVFWMMGSLADRSMEHVVLALPFVLVGALMLITLGRPLDAMTLGEDAAESLGMRLARVRLQLILGTALVVGASTAVAGTIGFVGLVVPHLLRPLVGAMPGRLLLASALGGATMVLLADILVRVILPQADLKLGVVTALIGAPLFLHLIYQTRRELA; from the coding sequence ATGGCCGGACTGGTGGTGCTTGTGGTGGGGCTTTTCCTGGCCTCGCTGACCGTGGGACCGGCTTCCATCGGTGTTGGGCCGAGTTTGCAGGCCCTCTTTGGCAATCCGGACACGCCTCTGGGCCTGGTCATGCAGGAAATCCGCCTGCCCCGTGCCATTCTGGCTGTGCTGGTCGGTGGCAGCCTGGGGCTCTCGGGCGCCGCGATGCAGGGGTATCTGCGCAACCCACTGGCGGAGCCGGGGTTGCTGGGTGTCTCCGGATCGGCCGCGCTGGGTGCGGTGCTCGCCATACAAACCGGGCTGGCGGCCAGCTTCCCGCTGGGCCTGCCCCTGGCAGCGCTCACCGGTGCGGTCATTGGGGTGGTGTTGATCACGCTGCTGGCTGGCGCGAAGGGCGGATCGCTCAGTCTCATTCTCGCGGGGATCGCCATCTCGGCGTTGGCGAGTGCGTTGGTGTCGCTGGCGCTTAACCTCTCTCCGAACCCGTTTGCCACCAGTGAGATCGTCTTCTGGATGATGGGCTCGCTGGCCGATCGCTCCATGGAACACGTCGTGCTGGCGCTGCCGTTTGTGTTGGTGGGGGCGCTGATGCTGATTACCCTCGGGCGGCCGCTGGATGCGATGACGCTGGGCGAAGACGCGGCGGAGTCATTGGGGATGCGGTTGGCCCGTGTGCGGCTGCAGCTCATTCTGGGCACGGCGCTGGTGGTCGGGGCGAGCACGGCCGTTGCGGGTACGATCGGGTTTGTGGGGCTCGTCGTGCCGCATCTGCTGCGGCCCCTGGTGGGCGCGATGCCGGGGCGGCTCCTATTGGCCAGTGCGTTGGGTGGCGCAACGATGGTCCTCCTCGCCGATATCCTCGTTCGCGTCATCCTGCCGCAGGCGGATCTCAAGCTCGGTGTGGTGACGGCGCTGATCGGGGCGCCGTTGTTCTTGCACCTGATTTATCAGACACGCCGAGAGCTCGCATGA
- a CDS encoding ABC transporter substrate-binding protein: protein MVARWLVWALAAVLWPALAFAQTADEAPQRVVSVNVCTDQLAMLVAGEDQLVSVSALSQDSSSSAMADEAAQYPVNHGRAEEIHLLEPDLVIAGRFSATQMVSMLRRLDIPVEVFEPATSIADVRANIRRMGEVLGRTDQAEALVEAFDGQLAMLSEPPIDPPTAALYFPNGYTRGEDTLVGDIVKAAGFANLASDFEIQAGAHLPLEQLVLAGPELVITGSRHRGNSRSEAILQHPALDEAAQFGTHRGLTNRDWICGTPRVLAAIDRIGSLRGRLIGTR from the coding sequence GTGGTAGCGCGGTGGCTGGTGTGGGCGCTGGCGGCGGTTCTGTGGCCGGCGCTCGCGTTTGCGCAGACGGCTGACGAGGCGCCGCAGCGGGTCGTCTCCGTGAATGTCTGCACGGATCAGCTCGCCATGCTGGTGGCCGGTGAGGATCAGCTGGTTTCGGTCTCCGCGCTATCGCAGGATTCGTCGAGTTCCGCGATGGCGGATGAGGCGGCGCAATATCCCGTTAATCACGGTCGGGCCGAGGAGATCCATCTGCTCGAGCCGGATCTGGTGATCGCCGGTCGATTCAGCGCCACGCAGATGGTCTCGATGCTGCGGAGGCTCGATATTCCGGTCGAGGTATTTGAGCCGGCAACATCAATCGCTGACGTGCGCGCCAATATCCGGCGCATGGGCGAGGTGCTGGGGCGTACGGATCAGGCTGAAGCCCTCGTGGAGGCGTTTGACGGCCAACTGGCCATGCTCTCGGAACCCCCTATTGATCCCCCAACGGCCGCGCTTTATTTCCCGAACGGATATACCCGCGGTGAGGACACGTTAGTTGGCGACATCGTCAAGGCGGCTGGTTTTGCCAATCTTGCCAGTGACTTCGAGATTCAGGCGGGTGCACACCTGCCCCTCGAGCAGCTCGTGCTGGCTGGCCCAGAGCTTGTCATTACCGGCAGCCGACATCGCGGGAATAGCCGCTCAGAGGCGATCCTTCAGCATCCGGCCCTGGATGAGGCCGCGCAATTCGGCACGCACCGCGGGCTCACCAACCGTGACTGGATCTGCGGGACGCCGCGGGTACTGGCAGCGATTGACCGCATCGGCTCGCTGCGCGGGCGGCTGATCGGAACCCGATGA
- a CDS encoding TonB-dependent receptor plug domain-containing protein → MNKVITLTALAVAAGVSTNLYAQSSESTTELDPIIVSGGISPVSADEFGRSNTIITREQIEDRGYATVQDALEAQPGVSINGDAPSNRQVRIRGGEGNHTLVLINGVRAAAGDSEYYFRGLDTGYIERIEVLRGPQAVPFGTDASSGVINIITTEAGEGLVYGGSVEFGDGDRENAYLTYGDEHSEFSLSVSNLKDDGFDYSGSGGEKDTTRWQSVTTKGQTQISDQVTAGFSFRFADAHYRFDDNDFAAETEAGYVVDDASKSTAAKERAGSAHLEYRNLDETLAHRLRVDRTTNQNDTVSDSVTKIVSYRLQYAADQRSVDSTEQRVSLLVERKEDADSGEVQDRESDSIGLEYNGWLSEALSVQAGVRYDDNEVFSDATSWNIASSYFLDNSWRLHASAGAAVVNPTFFEFTGGGDTALNADLQPEENQGFDVGLEMPVAAINGVIDVTYFQERLTDEIFSDTPFPGPYDYENRAGDSDRRGIELSASASPTASLKLRGSYTYLDAEDSDGDTVIRRPRNELGLGATWQPQGSSTQLSADLRHVRGLYDDQFWVDGKTGARLPDFTVMNFAATQPITSNVELTARMTNAFDEEYSEVWGYATRGRAGFVGLSASW, encoded by the coding sequence ATGAACAAGGTAATCACCCTGACGGCGCTGGCAGTCGCAGCCGGCGTTTCCACGAACCTGTACGCCCAATCCAGCGAGAGCACCACTGAGCTCGATCCGATTATCGTCTCGGGGGGCATCTCCCCGGTCTCTGCCGATGAATTCGGACGGTCCAACACCATCATCACCCGCGAGCAGATTGAGGATCGTGGCTACGCCACGGTCCAGGATGCGCTCGAGGCGCAGCCGGGGGTTTCGATCAATGGCGATGCGCCGAGCAATCGGCAGGTGCGCATCCGCGGAGGTGAGGGTAATCACACCCTGGTGCTCATCAACGGCGTCCGCGCGGCTGCTGGCGACAGCGAGTACTACTTCCGCGGGCTGGATACCGGGTACATCGAGCGCATCGAGGTGCTGCGCGGGCCTCAGGCGGTGCCATTTGGTACCGACGCGTCGTCAGGCGTGATCAATATCATCACCACTGAGGCAGGGGAGGGCCTTGTCTATGGCGGATCGGTCGAGTTTGGTGACGGTGATCGAGAAAATGCCTATCTCACCTACGGCGACGAGCACAGCGAGTTCTCACTCAGTGTTTCCAATCTCAAAGATGACGGATTCGATTACAGTGGCAGTGGGGGTGAGAAGGACACCACGCGCTGGCAGTCAGTGACAACGAAAGGGCAGACCCAGATCTCTGATCAGGTCACCGCCGGGTTTAGCTTTCGCTTTGCCGATGCGCACTACCGCTTCGATGACAATGATTTTGCTGCCGAGACGGAAGCTGGGTATGTCGTGGATGACGCGAGCAAATCAACGGCGGCCAAGGAAAGGGCGGGTAGCGCGCACCTTGAATACCGCAATTTGGATGAGACGTTAGCGCATCGTTTACGAGTGGATCGGACAACAAATCAAAATGACACCGTATCGGACAGTGTGACTAAGATCGTGTCCTACCGGCTGCAATATGCGGCAGATCAGCGTTCTGTGGACAGTACTGAACAGCGCGTCAGCTTACTCGTCGAGCGCAAGGAAGACGCTGACTCCGGTGAGGTTCAGGATCGGGAAAGCGATAGCATCGGCCTGGAGTACAACGGCTGGTTGTCAGAGGCGCTCAGCGTCCAGGCAGGGGTTCGCTACGATGACAACGAGGTGTTCTCCGATGCGACGAGCTGGAATATTGCGAGTAGCTATTTTCTGGACAACAGCTGGCGGCTTCATGCATCCGCTGGCGCAGCGGTGGTGAATCCGACGTTTTTTGAGTTCACGGGGGGTGGTGATACAGCCCTGAATGCTGACCTTCAGCCAGAGGAAAATCAGGGGTTTGACGTTGGGCTAGAAATGCCGGTGGCCGCAATCAATGGAGTGATTGACGTCACGTATTTTCAAGAACGCCTGACCGACGAGATTTTTTCAGATACGCCATTCCCCGGGCCGTATGACTACGAAAACCGCGCGGGCGACAGTGATCGCCGCGGCATTGAGCTAAGTGCATCGGCATCCCCCACGGCGTCCCTCAAACTGCGGGGCAGTTACACCTACCTCGATGCCGAGGATTCAGATGGCGATACGGTGATCCGCCGGCCACGTAATGAGCTCGGGCTGGGCGCAACGTGGCAGCCACAAGGATCGTCAACGCAACTGTCTGCCGATCTTCGCCATGTCCGCGGCCTCTACGATGATCAGTTCTGGGTGGATGGAAAGACGGGTGCGCGCCTCCCCGACTTCACGGTCATGAATTTCGCAGCGACGCAGCCGATCACGTCTAACGTGGAGCTCACCGCGCGCATGACCAATGCATTTGATGAGGAATATAGCGAGGTGTGGGGCTACGCGACCCGTGGTCGGGCCGGATTTGTCGGGTTGAGTGCCTCGTGGTAG
- a CDS encoding exodeoxyribonuclease III produces the protein MTIRIMTANLNGIRSAQRKGFFEWLEAEQPDVLCIQETKAQQAQLEGGPYFPEGYHTAFADAEKKGYSGVAVYSRQAPDHYGYGLGMPEIDREGRWLEARFGQLSVVSFYMPSGSSGEHRQGVKDAFMEPLLERLKAMANDGREYIICGDWNIAHTWRDLKNWRSNQKNSGFLPHEREWMDRLFGEAGFVDVFREVNDAPDEYTWWSFRGQAWVNNTGWRIDYQVATPGIAARAVDAHIHRADRFSDHAPLTIDYDASMDLR, from the coding sequence ATGACAATCCGCATCATGACCGCCAACTTGAACGGCATCCGCTCTGCCCAACGCAAGGGCTTTTTCGAGTGGCTGGAGGCCGAGCAACCGGATGTTTTATGCATCCAGGAGACGAAGGCCCAGCAGGCGCAGCTTGAGGGCGGGCCCTACTTTCCCGAGGGCTATCACACGGCCTTTGCTGACGCCGAGAAAAAGGGCTATAGCGGCGTGGCGGTCTACAGTCGCCAGGCGCCGGATCACTATGGGTATGGCCTTGGCATGCCCGAGATCGACCGCGAGGGCCGCTGGCTTGAGGCCCGCTTCGGCCAGCTGAGCGTCGTGTCCTTCTACATGCCGTCGGGCAGCTCTGGCGAGCACCGCCAGGGGGTGAAGGATGCCTTTATGGAGCCTCTGCTCGAGCGGCTAAAGGCCATGGCCAACGACGGCCGTGAATACATCATCTGCGGCGACTGGAATATTGCGCATACCTGGCGGGATCTGAAGAACTGGCGCTCTAATCAAAAGAACTCGGGCTTCCTGCCCCACGAGCGCGAGTGGATGGATCGGTTGTTCGGCGAGGCGGGGTTCGTTGATGTGTTTCGTGAGGTGAACGACGCGCCGGATGAGTACACCTGGTGGTCATTTCGTGGCCAGGCCTGGGTCAACAACACGGGGTGGCGCATTGACTATCAGGTGGCCACGCCGGGCATTGCGGCGCGGGCCGTGGATGCCCACATTCACCGAGCGGATCGGTTCTCCGATCACGCCCCGCTCACCATCGACTACGATGCGTCGATGGACTTGAGATAA